One region of Limnospira fusiformis SAG 85.79 genomic DNA includes:
- a CDS encoding M16 family metallopeptidase — MVTNPLNQVILNPSFPPNLTTEATTIHPSQNVTQTILENGLTVLTKPVHTAPVVTVQVWYKIGSLDEQPGDNGIAHQLEHMMFQGTTTRPIQYGSLLETLGGDFNAFTGYDQTAYHNTVESNALKSVLILEGDRLKNALISPEQLDKEKGVVISELQGYENSAQYRLSRAVMEAAFPHHPYGLMIGGTKADVETFTVDHVRSYYHLNYRPDNAVLIVVGDFDPASILTTIQEIFGGIPNPDEPPTRVQRGQIPSTFPPQILPSNQPIILQEPGAVPFSLAIYPIPAINHDDIPALNILDYILDNGGRSSRIYQELIDSGIATDAGSTVVNLSAGGWLEMWGTTTNIKSLNRLDKAWQKMIVKLQQKLVTTEELDRAKTQIIASSILENRDLTSQAMQLGLDWTTTGNYRYTEDYLKAIAKVTAADVQKVAQTYLKPEYRTLGRFEPTQTQTESTTDPNALNSAATKVNIQTNGHHRISEPPDPAAISQYLPEIPPAKVHTITPPESFTLDNGMRVLLLADNSTPSISIRGFVKAGEEFDPQGREGLALLTAENLMSGTVSYNGQSLARRLENRGANLEFTAATEGVDISASALSGDWLLVLETLADVLQNPTFPQKWLELTRQQQISELLESEQNPAYVSHRALQKQLYPKNHPLHSYPTQNSLRAISRDEIKNFQRTYYRPERTVLVVVGDFDLGLMRSQIETEFGSWKNQTTAPENPWPPVSLPTKFVWLQEEIPGIVESVTAMGYPSIDRHDSRYYAALVLNHILGGGTLSSRLGLELRDRHGLTYGVYSWFNSGWRWGCFTIEMQTAPENAALAIEKTLALLKQVQQQGVTPAEVETAKHNIISSDRVALGDPEFLAGVIMWNEIFQFTPTELNQFYQKIDAVTPSLVNQVARELIHRDRIIVVTSQPAITKPFVGRVNSPK, encoded by the coding sequence ATGGTAACTAACCCTTTAAACCAAGTGATTTTAAATCCATCCTTTCCACCCAATTTAACCACAGAAGCCACCACCATTCACCCCAGCCAAAACGTGACTCAAACCATCCTAGAAAATGGTCTGACCGTTTTAACCAAACCCGTCCATACCGCCCCAGTTGTGACAGTCCAGGTATGGTATAAAATCGGCTCACTAGACGAACAACCGGGGGATAATGGTATCGCGCATCAACTGGAACACATGATGTTTCAAGGTACTACTACCCGCCCTATTCAATATGGTAGTTTATTAGAAACCTTGGGGGGAGATTTTAATGCTTTTACAGGTTATGACCAGACAGCATATCATAATACTGTGGAATCTAATGCCTTAAAAAGCGTTCTCATTTTGGAAGGCGATCGCCTCAAAAATGCCCTGATTTCTCCAGAGCAACTTGACAAAGAAAAAGGAGTAGTTATCTCCGAGTTACAGGGATATGAAAATAGCGCCCAATATCGCCTCAGTCGCGCCGTCATGGAAGCCGCCTTTCCTCATCATCCCTACGGTTTAATGATTGGTGGAACTAAAGCCGATGTCGAAACTTTCACGGTCGATCATGTGCGTTCTTATTACCATCTCAATTATCGCCCTGATAACGCGGTTTTAATTGTGGTTGGTGACTTTGACCCCGCATCAATCCTCACCACAATTCAGGAAATCTTTGGCGGCATTCCTAACCCGGATGAACCTCCCACCCGTGTACAGCGCGGACAAATTCCCAGTACCTTTCCCCCCCAGATTTTACCATCAAATCAACCGATTATTCTACAGGAACCGGGAGCCGTCCCCTTCAGCCTAGCAATTTATCCAATCCCCGCCATTAATCATGATGATATTCCCGCCCTGAATATCCTGGATTATATTTTAGATAATGGTGGTCGTAGTTCTCGGATTTATCAAGAATTAATCGATAGTGGAATTGCGACGGATGCTGGCAGTACAGTAGTTAATTTAAGTGCGGGAGGTTGGTTAGAAATGTGGGGAACTACCACTAACATCAAATCTCTGAACCGCCTCGATAAAGCCTGGCAAAAAATGATTGTCAAACTACAACAAAAATTGGTGACTACGGAAGAACTTGATCGCGCCAAAACCCAAATTATTGCTAGTTCCATCCTGGAAAATCGTGATCTGACCAGTCAAGCCATGCAATTAGGTTTAGACTGGACAACAACGGGGAATTATCGCTATACAGAAGATTATCTAAAAGCGATCGCCAAAGTCACAGCAGCAGACGTGCAAAAAGTCGCCCAAACCTATCTCAAACCAGAATATCGCACCCTGGGAAGATTTGAACCCACCCAGACCCAAACCGAGTCAACAACAGACCCAAATGCTCTTAATTCCGCCGCCACTAAAGTTAATATCCAAACGAACGGTCATCATCGCATTAGTGAACCCCCAGACCCAGCAGCCATCAGCCAATATCTGCCAGAAATTCCCCCCGCGAAAGTTCACACCATCACGCCGCCGGAGTCTTTCACCCTAGATAATGGGATGCGAGTGTTATTACTAGCGGACAATAGTACCCCATCGATATCAATTCGGGGATTTGTGAAAGCCGGGGAAGAATTTGACCCCCAAGGTCGGGAAGGGTTAGCCCTACTAACTGCGGAAAACCTAATGAGTGGAACAGTCAGTTATAATGGGCAATCATTAGCCCGTCGTCTGGAAAATCGAGGCGCAAATCTCGAATTTACTGCCGCCACGGAAGGGGTAGATATTTCGGCTTCCGCTCTCAGTGGTGATTGGCTTCTGGTTTTGGAAACGCTGGCTGATGTATTGCAAAATCCCACCTTTCCCCAAAAATGGTTAGAACTGACCCGCCAACAACAGATATCTGAGTTACTAGAATCTGAACAGAATCCCGCCTATGTGAGCCACCGCGCCCTACAAAAGCAGCTTTATCCCAAAAACCACCCGCTGCATAGTTACCCCACCCAGAACAGCCTCAGAGCCATCTCTCGTGATGAGATTAAGAATTTCCAGAGGACTTATTATCGCCCTGAGCGGACAGTTTTGGTAGTAGTCGGAGATTTTGATTTAGGGTTGATGCGATCGCAAATCGAAACCGAATTTGGCTCCTGGAAAAACCAAACCACCGCCCCGGAAAATCCTTGGCCGCCCGTTTCCCTACCCACCAAATTTGTCTGGCTACAGGAAGAGATACCCGGTATAGTGGAGTCAGTCACCGCCATGGGATATCCTAGCATAGACCGCCACGATTCCCGCTATTATGCAGCCCTAGTTCTTAATCACATCCTAGGGGGTGGCACTTTGTCAAGTCGCCTAGGACTGGAATTGCGCGATCGCCACGGACTCACCTATGGGGTGTATAGTTGGTTTAATTCCGGGTGGCGTTGGGGTTGTTTCACTATCGAAATGCAAACCGCACCGGAAAACGCAGCATTAGCAATTGAGAAAACCCTCGCCCTACTCAAACAAGTTCAGCAACAGGGAGTTACCCCCGCCGAAGTAGAAACCGCTAAACATAATATAATTTCGAGCGATCGTGTAGCTTTAGGAGATCCTGAGTTTCTCGCTGGTGTAATTATGTGGAATGAAATCTTCCAATTTACCCCCACAGAACTTAATCAATTTTACCAAAAAATTGACGCGGTGACTCCCTCATTAGTTAACCAAGTCGCCAGGGAACTTATCCACCGCGATCGCATAATTGTTGTCACTTCCCAACCCGCCATTACCAAACCTTTTGTCGGGCGCGTCAACAGCCCCAAATAG
- the psb35 gene encoding photosystem II assembly protein Psb35 produces the protein MDINLVLGEVATNAPHFPVAATLSLVVGFIAAASIGSIAWYNSKRPVGWEDKERPDIVPNINK, from the coding sequence ATGGATATTAATTTAGTTCTAGGTGAAGTGGCAACAAATGCGCCTCATTTTCCAGTGGCTGCTACTTTATCCTTGGTAGTAGGGTTTATTGCAGCAGCTTCTATTGGTTCTATTGCTTGGTATAACTCTAAGCGTCCTGTCGGTTGGGAGGATAAAGAACGCCCCGACATAGTTCCCAACATTAATAAATAG